The following coding sequences lie in one Capsicum annuum cultivar UCD-10X-F1 chromosome 5, UCD10Xv1.1, whole genome shotgun sequence genomic window:
- the LOC107852249 gene encoding uncharacterized protein LOC107852249, giving the protein MCSKYCKRFQFRFSKIFSARLPYGCIGQLVVIFRLMWMMDMCHPKLIVFSSLFSSAGNELPLKFSSGTSQLNEGSVGIISIAREDWVPSADSSVAEVKDERIPKVSDVPKGRSDSESLHTVENVHKLIGSVSI; this is encoded by the exons ATGTGCTCAAAATATTGTAAGAGATTTCAGTTCAGATTCTCTAAGATTTTCTCGGCTCGCTTACCTTATG GCTGCATTGGTCAATTGGTGGTTATATTCAGGTTGATGTGGATGATGGATATGTGTCATCCAAAGTTAATTGTCTTCTCAAGTCTCTTTTCGAGTGCAG GAAATGAGCTTCCTCTAAAGTTTTCAAGTGGTACTTCCCAATTGAATGAAG GTTCTGTTGGTATTATATCAATTGCTAGAGAAGATTGGGTTCCTTCAGCAGATTCATCAGTGGCAGAAGTCAAAGATGAGAGAATACCTAAAGTTTCAGATGTGCCGAAGGGTCGAAGTGATAGTGAATCTCTACATACAGTTGAAAACGTGCACAAGTTGATTGGATCCGTCAGTATATAG